The stretch of DNA ACCCGGGTCGGTCACGATGCGCGCTACGTTTTCCCGCGGCCAGTTTCCGGACCTCCCAGAGGAAGTTCCTGGCGTTAACCGCTTCGGTCTGCGCTCCGCTGCGCTGTTCGGCGCAACAAGAAGAACATTACACGCACGTTTCCCGAGGATGCAAACCGCCCCCCGCGTCGCCTGGGTCACACCTGCAATTCCAAGGATTTTCACGCGGAGGGCGGCTCGCCGGCCCTCAGACGACGCGGACGCCGGACACCGATCGCTTGCCCTTGCGCAGGACGACCCACCCACCAGGCAGCTGGTGGCCGTCCTCGAGCACGAGGTCCGGGTCGTCCGCACGCTCGTTGTTGACGTACGCGCCGCCATCGCCGATCGCACGCCGTGCCGCGGACTTCGAGTCGGCCAGGCCGGAGGAGATCAACGCATCGACGAGGGTCGTGCCACGGGGAACCTCCACGGCGCCCGCCTCCCGCAGTGCAGCCCCCAGCGTGGACTCGGGAAGGTCGCCGAGCTCCCCACGCCCGAACAGCGCACCCGAGGCGAGCTCGGCCGCCTTCGTCTCCGCCTCACCGTGCACGAGGGTGGTCAGCTCGGCGGCGAGCCGGCGCTGGGCCGCGCGGGCACCGGGCCGCTCGTCGTGCTCGGCCATCAGCGCCTCCACCTCCTCGACCGGCAGGAACGTGAACTGCTTGAGGTACTCCCCCACCTTGGAGTCCTCGGCCTGGATCCAGGACTGGTAGAAGGCGTACGGGCTCATCAGCTCGGGATCGAGCCAGATCGTGCCGCTCTCGGTCTTGCCGAACTTGGTGCCGTCGGCCTTCGTGATGAGCGGCGTCGCGAGGGCGTGGACCTTCGCACCCTCGGCGCGCCGGATCAGCTCGACCCCGCCGGTGAGGTTGCCCCACTGGTCGCTGCCACCGGTCTGGAGCACCGCCCCGTGCCGACGGAAGAGCTCGAGGTAGTCCATCGACTGCAGGAGGACGTAGCTGAACTCGGCGTAGCTGATTCCCGCCTCGAGCCGGCTGGCGACCACGTCGCGGGCCAGCATCCGGTTGACCGGGAAGTGCTTGCCGATGTCGCGCAGGAAGTCGACCACCGACATGGGCTGGGTCCAGTCGAGGTTGTTGACCACGGTGGCGCCGTCGTCACCGCCGAACTCGACGAAGCGGGAGACCTGGTCGCGGATGCGCTCCACCCACTCGGCCACGGTCTCCTTGGAGTTCATGACCCGCTCCCCCGACTCCTTCGGGTCGCCGATCAGGCCGGTAGAGCCGCCCACGAGGATCAGCGGGCGGTGTCCGGCCAGCTGGAGTCGTCGCGCGGTGAGCAGCTGGAGCAGGTTGCCGACGTGCAGGCTCGGGGCGGTCGGATCGAAGCCGACGTAGTACGTGATCGGCCCCTCGTCGATCTCGGCGCGGAGGGCGTCGAGGTCGGTGGAGTGCGCGATCAGGCCGCGCGCCTGGAGGTCGTCGATCACGTGGTCGGTCATGGCCCGAGGCTATCGAGCCTCGACGACCGGCCTGCGGGCCCGTCTCCCGTCAGGGCTTGACGGCGATGACGGGCATCGGCGCGTCGAGGAGGATCATCTGGGTGACGCGACCCATGAGCATCTTGCCGACGGGCGTGCGCTTGCGGATGCCGATCACGAGGCGCTCGGCGCCGGCGTCGACCGCCTCGTCGATGACGACGTCGGAGACCGACAGCGACGCTGCCCGTCTGATCTCGTAGTCGAGCCCGTCGAGGTCGAAGCGCTCGGTGAACTCCGAGAGGTCGATCTCCTCGGGCGGGTCGAACTCCGGGTCGATCTCGCTGACCGTGATCAGGACGAGCTTCTCCTTGTTCGCCTCGGCCTCGGCCGCTGCCCAGCGCACCGCGGCGCGCCCATAGTCGTCGGGTCGGTAAGCGACGGCGATGGTCATGCTCCGAGCGTATCGCGCAGGGACGCCGGGAATGACCGGACGGCCCGTGGGCGTTGTCACCGACGTGAACGACAACGCTGCCCGTCCCGTCAAGGTCGACATCTGGTCCGACATCGCCTGCCCCTGGTGCTTCGTCGGCAAGCGCCGCTTCGAGCGCGCCGTGGCCGAGTGGGACGGTGACGTCGAGGTCGAGTTCCACAGCTTCGAGCTGGCGCCCGACACCCCCGTGGACTTCGAGGGCAGCGAGGTCGACTTCCTGGCCCACCACAAGGGCATGGACCCGGCGCAGGTCGAGCAGATGCTGGGCCAGATGAAGGCGCTCGCCGCCGACGAGGGCCTGTCCTACGACTTCGACGCGCTGCGGCACACCAAGACCCTGCTGGCGCACCAGGCGCTCCACTTCGCGAAGTCCCACGGCCTCCAGGGTGAGCTCAAGGAGCGCCTGCTCTCGGCGTACTTCGAGCAGGGCCGCCACGTCGGTCGGGTCGACGAGCTGGTCGCCCTCGGCTCGGAGGTGGGCCTCGACGGGACCGCCCTCCGTGAGGCGCTCGAGTCCGGGACGTATGCGACGGACGTCGACGCGGACATCGCGCAGGCCCGCGCCTACGGCATCAACGGCGTCCCGTTCTTCGTGTTCGACGGACGCCTCGGCGTGTCCGGCGCCCAGGCTCCCGAGACCTTCCGCGAGGTGCTCGACCGCGTCGCGACGGAGGCGTCGGCATGACCGGCCCGTTCGAGATCGTCGGCGACGAGGACGCGCCCACCTGCGTGGACGGCGTCTGCGCGATCGAGCCCGCCGCGGCCGGGGCGGACGAGGAGCAGGAGCCGGACGGCATCTAAGGTGCCGCCATGAGCACCACGGCGAGCACGACCACCACCGCGCGCCGGTACGAGCTGGACCACCTGCGCGTCCTGGCGACGTTCGGCGTCATCCTCCTGCACACCGGGGTCATCCCGGTCGTCCTCTGGCGCGACTCCGTGCCCGAGCTGGTCTCGGCCTTCAACGTCGGCAACGCCGCCAACTCGCTCGGTCGCTTCGCCGTCAACTGCTTCTTCATGACCTCCGGAGCCCTGCTCCTGGACCCCGTGCGGCGCTTCGTGCTGCGCCCGCAGTTCCTGCGCGTGGCGCTGCCGACGCTGACCTGGATAATGATCTACGCCGTCGCGAACGCGCTGTTCCGCCAGCAGGAGCTGCGTGGGGTCAAGGGCGGCCTCAGCGACCCGGCCGAGCTCGGACTCGGCGACCTCGTCCGGGCGCTGGTGTCGGGCCCTGCGGTCTACCACCTGTGGTTCGTCTACGTCCTGCTCGGGATCTACCTGACGGTGCCGCTGCTGCGCGCGCTGACGGACCGTCCCGAACCCCAGCGACTCCGGCTGCTGGCATGGTTCCTCGTGCTGTGGTTCATCGCCGACCTCCTGCCGCGGTGGGGCACGTGGCTGTTCGAGGACCGGTTCCCGGCGGCCTACCCCGCGCCGCTCGCCGCCCTGCCGACCGGCTACATCGGGCTCTTCGTCCTCGGCTTCGTGCTGAGCCACTATCGCGACCGGCTGCGCGTGCCGTCGCTCGCCTGGCTCGCCATCGCCGCCGTGGGGCTCGTCTGGACCTTCGTGGGGGTCTGGCAGGCGGCCAGCCACGGGGACCCCGACGTCTACGCGGCGTACGACAACCTCAAGCCGCCCGTGCTGATGTACTCGGTGGGCGTCTTCGCGTTCTTCGCCACGCGCAGCTGGGGTCCCGGCCCGGCGTGGCCACTGGTGAAGCGGCTCTCCGAGCTCAGCTTCCGCATCTACCTCGTCCACGTGCTGGTCCTGCACACGCTGCGGTACACCACCGAGCTCGGCCCGCTCGTGGAGGACCGGCCGGTGGTGGGGCTGCCGCTGATCTACGTCGCCACGGTGGCGCTCTCGGTGCTGGTCGCCTGGGCGCTGGACTTCATCAAGCCGTTGCGCCGCTGGATCTGACGACCCGGTCGGAGTCCGGCCGGACGGTCAGATGCCGTCGGACTCCTCGTCCGGCTTGACCGCCAGGACCGGGCACGTCGCGTCGAGGATCACGCGCTGCGCGACGCTGCCCAGCAGCGCCTTGCCCACCGGGCTGCGATGCCGGACGCCGACCACGATGAGGCTCGCGCCGGTCTCGGTGGCCGCCTTGACGACGCCCTCGGCGACGTCGCGCACCACCTCCTGCCGGACCTCCGCGGTGAGTCCGAGGGTCTCCAGCCGGCCCCTGACCCGTGCGACCTCCTCCTCGTGGGCGAACCGGTCGTCCACGAGGGCGTCGCCGCGCGTGTCGTTGACGACGAGCAGGTGCTCGCCGCGCAGCGTCGCCTCGGCGGCTCCGTGGGCCAGCGCCGCCCGTCCGTACCTGTCGGGGCTGTAGGCCACCACGATCGTCATGTCGCCGTCCTCTCAGATGTCGTGCGTGTCGGTGGCCGCGGCCCGGTCGAGGACGCGGTCGATCTCGTCGGGCTCCTGACCGCGCCGGCGCCATGCCATGACGGCCATCACGATCCCGATCGCGGCCATCAGGACGTAGACCAGGACGGCGACCGGCTCGCTCCACAGGGTGCTCACATCGCCCTGCGAGATGGCCAGCGCGGTGGTCAGCTGCTCCTCGAGGCGCGGTCCGAGGATCACGCCGATGATGAGCGGCAGGACCGGCAGCCCGAAGCGCCGCATCGCGAAGCCGAGCAGGCCCAGCACCAGCAGGAGGGCCAGGTCGAAGGCCTGGAAGTTGACGCTGTAGGCGCCGAGCCCGGCGAAGAACAGGATGCCCGCGTACAGGTACGGCCTCGGGATCCGCAGCAGCTTCGCCCAGACCGGGGCCAGCGGCAGGTTGAGGACGAGCAGCAGCACGTTGGCGATGAACAGGCTGGCCAGCAGGGCCCAGACGAGCTCGGGCTCGGTGTCCATCAGCTGCGGACCCGGCTGGATGCCGTAGCTCTGGATCGCCAGCAGCATGACCGCCGCCGTCGCCGTGGTCGGCAGGCCGATCGCCAGCAGCGGCACGAGGGTGCCGGCGGCGGAGGCGTTGTTGGCCGCCTCGGGTCCGGCCACGCCCTCGATCGCGCCCTTGCCGAACTCCTCGGGGTGCTTCGTGAAGCGTCGCTCCGTGACGTAGGACAGGAAGGTGGGGACCTCGGCGCCGCCCGCGGGGAGGGCGCCGAACGGGAACCCGTAGGCCGTACCGCGCAGCCACGGCTTCCACGACCGGCCCCAGTCGGCCTTGCTCATCCAGGGCTGCCCGACAGGGATGATCTCCAGCGGGCGGCGGCGCAGGTGCGCGGAGACCCAGAGCGCCTCGCCGATCGCGAAGATCGCGACCGCGACCACCACGACGTCGATGCCGTCGGCCAGCTCGGGGCGGCCGAAGGTCATCCGTGCCTGGCCGGTCTGCGAGCCGACCAGGGCGAGCGTCAGGCCGAGGAAGAGCGAGATGAACCCGCGCAGCTTCGACGAGCCCAGGACCGCCGTGACGGTGAAGAGCGCGAACAGCATGATCGCGAAGTACGACGGCGCACCGAGCTCGACCACGATGTCGGCGATGCGCGGCATCAGCAGGACGAGCAGGACCGAGCCGATCGTGCCGGCGACGAACGAGCCGATCGCCGCGGTGGCCAGGGCCTGGGCCGCGCGTCCGCCCTTGGCCATCTTGTTGCCCTCGAGGGCCGTGACGACCGACGAGGACTCACCCGGGGTGTTCAGCAGGATCGACGTCGTGGAGCCGCCGTACATCCCGCCGTAGTAGATCCCGGCGAACATGATGAGCGCGCCGGCGGGCTCGACGTTGTAGGTGATCGGCAGCAGCAGGGCCACCGTCATGGCCGGGCCGATGCCCGGCAGCACGCCCACGGCCGTGCCCAGCAGCACGCCGATGACGGCGTACATGAGGTTCTCGGGCGTGAGGGCGTTGGCGAAGCCGTCCAGGAGCAGTTCCATCAGAGCACCCCGTCCAGGACGCCGGCCGGGATCGGGATCCCGAGGCCGACGTAGAAGCCGTACCAGGTCACGAGCGACAAGATCACGCCCACGCCGATGTCGAGCAGGAGCCGGCGGCTGCCGAGGATCCGGGCCGACGCCGCGAACAGGAACGCGCCCATGATCGCCCAGCCGAGCCAGTTGATCAGGGCCACGACGACCACGATCACGGCGACGAGCTGCAGCAGCGTGGGCCAGTCCATGCCTCCGCTCAGGTCGACGTCCTCGCCCTCCTCGGGCTGGGCGACGTCACCGCGCCAGGTGGCGACGGCCAGCAGGATGCCGAGGACGACCAGGACGGAGCCGATCGCGTAGGAGAAGGCGTAGGGCTGGACCGGCTGGTCGGCGAAGCCGGGGTCGAGGCCGAGGCCGTCGACCAGCACGACGATCCCGACGATGGCCACGAAGGCGGCCAGTCCGTACTGCGGGGTGTCCACCGTGCGTGACGGCGTGGTGCCGGTGGTGTTCATGCGAGTCCCAGCTCCTCGAGGGTCGAGGCGACGCGCTCGTTCTGCTCCTCCAGGAAGGTGCCGAACTCGTCGCCGGTGGTGAAGTCGTCGATCCAGCCGTTGCGCTCCAGCGCCTCGCGCCACTCGGGCGTGTCGTGCATCTGCGTCAACAGCTCGATGTACTCGTCGCGCGTGGCGTCTGAGATGCCCGGCGGGGCCAGCACGCCGCGCCAGTTGATGAAGCTGAAGTCGACGCCCTCCTCCATGAGCGTGGGCGCGTCGACGGTGTCGAGCCGCTCCTCGCCCGAGACCGCGAGAACGCGCAGCGAACCGTCGTCGATCTGGCCCTCGAACTCGCCCAGGCCGGACATGCCGACCTCGATCTTGGAGCCGAGCAGGGCCGTCGTCAGGGGTCCGCCACCGTCGTAGGTGATGTAGTTGACGTCCCTCGCGTCGATGCCGAGCTCCTGCGCGAGCTGCATCGGGAACAGGTGGTCGGGGCCGCCGGGCGACGAGCCGCCTCCGATCGTCACGCTGCCCGGGTCCTTCTTCCAGGCGTCCACGAAGTCCTGGACGTTCTCGAACGGGGAGTCCTCGGGGACGAGGATGCCCTCGGGCTCGGAGACCAGCTGCGCGATGGGCGTGGCCTTGTCGACCGTGGCGTCGGAGCCGTTCGTGAAGACCGAGCCGACCACGCCCAGGCCCATCGTCATCATCAGGTCGTCGGCACCGCGCTCGTTCATGAGCCGTTGCATCGCGACCGTGCCGCCGGCGCCGATGACGTTGGTGACCTCGAAGCGTCCGGTGAGCTCGTTCTCCTCCATCGCCCGGACCCCGGCCCGGCCGGTCAGGTCGTAGCCGCCGCCGGGGCTGTTCGGGATCATCATGCGCAGTCGCCGATTCGCGGGATCGTCGTCCTCGGCCCGCGTCACGCCGCACCCGGCCAGCATCGCCAGCACCAACGCCGCCACGATCCCGATCCCGAGACTGCGGCGGCGGTGGTCGTTCCTTGCCCACGTGGTCATGGATACTCCTCGTCGTCCCCCTGATCATGCGTCCGGATGTGGCGTGGGTCACGATTGCGGAACCAAAGGAGATTGTGGTCATTGTGGTCAAGCGCAAGGGCGTGCTGCCGGGCGACGGCCCGTCGAGCGGGCGGCGGCTGACGCTCGCGGGGCAGGTCCTGCTGCTGCAGCTGGCGGTCGTCGCCGGCGTGCTGCTCGTCGTCGCGGTCATCTCCTTCCGCCAGAGCACGGCCGCCTTCACCGACGAGCGCGGCAGCGCGATGCGATCGGTGGCGGAGTACCTCGCCGGCGGGGAGGTCGTGCGCACCGGGGTCGACGACACGACGGCGACCCGAACGCTGGCGCCCTTCGTGGAGCGGGCCGTGGCCCTGTCGGGAGCCACCGACGTGCTGGTCACCGACCCGGACGGCGTCGTGATCGCCGCGGCCGAGCCGTCGCGCGTGGGGACCACCGTCGACCTCGGGGAGAGTCGCGTGCGCGAAGGCCGCGGATGGAGCGGCGACGTCGTCCGGGACGGCGGTCGGTACGTCACCGCGCACGCTCCGGTGCTCGCCGACGACGGCACGCTCGTGGGGATCGCCGTCGCCGAGCAGTCGTACCCCTCGTGGTGGGACCGCGTGGTCGACTCGTCGAGCGACCTCGCTCTGTACCTCGGCCTCGGCGCGCTCCTGGGCGGGCTGGGCACGTGGGCCGTGGCGCACCTGCTCAAGCGGCGGACCCGCGGACTGGGTGGCGAGGAGATCGCGACGCTCGCGGACCACCGGTACGCCCTGCTCCACAGCATCCGCGAGGGCGTGGTGGCGGTGGACAACGCCGGCACGGTGACCGTCATGAACGACGCAGCCCGGAGGCTGCTGGGCGTCTCGGACGATCCCGTCGGGCGACCGATCAGCACCGTGGGGCTCGATCCGGAGCTGACGGCCCTGATCGCGGGCGACGCCGAGGCCCGGGACGCTGTGGTGCTCACCGGCGACCGGGTGCTCGTGGTGAACCGCCGGGCCGCCTCGAGCCGCGGCCTCGGCATCGGCAGCGTCACGACGATGCGCGACCGCACCGACGTGGTCGAGGTCGAGCAGCAGCTCAGCTCCAACCTCTCGATCAGCGACGCCCTCCGCGCGCAGACCCATGAGTTCGCCAACCGGCTGCACACGATCTCGGGCCTCGTCGAGCTCGGCGAGTACGACGAGCTGGCGAGCCTGCTGGGCACCCTCACGCGCGAGCGCGCCGTCCTGGACGCGAGCCTGCGCGAGGCCGTGCAGGATCCGGCCGTCGCGGCGCTGCTGGCGGCGAAGGCGAGCCAGGCGGGCGAGGCCGGGCTGCGGCTGAGGATCGACGAGTCGTCCCGCCTGCC from Aeromicrobium phoceense encodes:
- the tyrS gene encoding tyrosine--tRNA ligase, which translates into the protein MTDHVIDDLQARGLIAHSTDLDALRAEIDEGPITYYVGFDPTAPSLHVGNLLQLLTARRLQLAGHRPLILVGGSTGLIGDPKESGERVMNSKETVAEWVERIRDQVSRFVEFGGDDGATVVNNLDWTQPMSVVDFLRDIGKHFPVNRMLARDVVASRLEAGISYAEFSYVLLQSMDYLELFRRHGAVLQTGGSDQWGNLTGGVELIRRAEGAKVHALATPLITKADGTKFGKTESGTIWLDPELMSPYAFYQSWIQAEDSKVGEYLKQFTFLPVEEVEALMAEHDERPGARAAQRRLAAELTTLVHGEAETKAAELASGALFGRGELGDLPESTLGAALREAGAVEVPRGTTLVDALISSGLADSKSAARRAIGDGGAYVNNERADDPDLVLEDGHQLPGGWVVLRKGKRSVSGVRVV
- a CDS encoding universal stress protein, which translates into the protein MTIAVAYRPDDYGRAAVRWAAAEAEANKEKLVLITVSEIDPEFDPPEEIDLSEFTERFDLDGLDYEIRRAASLSVSDVVIDEAVDAGAERLVIGIRKRTPVGKMLMGRVTQMILLDAPMPVIAVKP
- a CDS encoding DsbA family oxidoreductase, with product MTGRPVGVVTDVNDNAARPVKVDIWSDIACPWCFVGKRRFERAVAEWDGDVEVEFHSFELAPDTPVDFEGSEVDFLAHHKGMDPAQVEQMLGQMKALAADEGLSYDFDALRHTKTLLAHQALHFAKSHGLQGELKERLLSAYFEQGRHVGRVDELVALGSEVGLDGTALREALESGTYATDVDADIAQARAYGINGVPFFVFDGRLGVSGAQAPETFREVLDRVATEASA
- a CDS encoding acyltransferase; the encoded protein is MSTTASTTTTARRYELDHLRVLATFGVILLHTGVIPVVLWRDSVPELVSAFNVGNAANSLGRFAVNCFFMTSGALLLDPVRRFVLRPQFLRVALPTLTWIMIYAVANALFRQQELRGVKGGLSDPAELGLGDLVRALVSGPAVYHLWFVYVLLGIYLTVPLLRALTDRPEPQRLRLLAWFLVLWFIADLLPRWGTWLFEDRFPAAYPAPLAALPTGYIGLFVLGFVLSHYRDRLRVPSLAWLAIAAVGLVWTFVGVWQAASHGDPDVYAAYDNLKPPVLMYSVGVFAFFATRSWGPGPAWPLVKRLSELSFRIYLVHVLVLHTLRYTTELGPLVEDRPVVGLPLIYVATVALSVLVAWALDFIKPLRRWI
- a CDS encoding universal stress protein — translated: MTIVVAYSPDRYGRAALAHGAAEATLRGEHLLVVNDTRGDALVDDRFAHEEEVARVRGRLETLGLTAEVRQEVVRDVAEGVVKAATETGASLIVVGVRHRSPVGKALLGSVAQRVILDATCPVLAVKPDEESDGI
- a CDS encoding tripartite tricarboxylate transporter permease, with the protein product MELLLDGFANALTPENLMYAVIGVLLGTAVGVLPGIGPAMTVALLLPITYNVEPAGALIMFAGIYYGGMYGGSTTSILLNTPGESSSVVTALEGNKMAKGGRAAQALATAAIGSFVAGTIGSVLLVLLMPRIADIVVELGAPSYFAIMLFALFTVTAVLGSSKLRGFISLFLGLTLALVGSQTGQARMTFGRPELADGIDVVVVAVAIFAIGEALWVSAHLRRRPLEIIPVGQPWMSKADWGRSWKPWLRGTAYGFPFGALPAGGAEVPTFLSYVTERRFTKHPEEFGKGAIEGVAGPEAANNASAAGTLVPLLAIGLPTTATAAVMLLAIQSYGIQPGPQLMDTEPELVWALLASLFIANVLLLVLNLPLAPVWAKLLRIPRPYLYAGILFFAGLGAYSVNFQAFDLALLLVLGLLGFAMRRFGLPVLPLIIGVILGPRLEEQLTTALAISQGDVSTLWSEPVAVLVYVLMAAIGIVMAVMAWRRRGQEPDEIDRVLDRAAATDTHDI
- a CDS encoding tripartite tricarboxylate transporter TctB family protein; this encodes MNTTGTTPSRTVDTPQYGLAAFVAIVGIVVLVDGLGLDPGFADQPVQPYAFSYAIGSVLVVLGILLAVATWRGDVAQPEEGEDVDLSGGMDWPTLLQLVAVIVVVVALINWLGWAIMGAFLFAASARILGSRRLLLDIGVGVILSLVTWYGFYVGLGIPIPAGVLDGVL
- a CDS encoding Bug family tripartite tricarboxylate transporter substrate binding protein, whose protein sequence is MTTWARNDHRRRSLGIGIVAALVLAMLAGCGVTRAEDDDPANRRLRMMIPNSPGGGYDLTGRAGVRAMEENELTGRFEVTNVIGAGGTVAMQRLMNERGADDLMMTMGLGVVGSVFTNGSDATVDKATPIAQLVSEPEGILVPEDSPFENVQDFVDAWKKDPGSVTIGGGSSPGGPDHLFPMQLAQELGIDARDVNYITYDGGGPLTTALLGSKIEVGMSGLGEFEGQIDDGSLRVLAVSGEERLDTVDAPTLMEEGVDFSFINWRGVLAPPGISDATRDEYIELLTQMHDTPEWREALERNGWIDDFTTGDEFGTFLEEQNERVASTLEELGLA
- a CDS encoding ATP-binding protein, which gives rise to MVIVVKRKGVLPGDGPSSGRRLTLAGQVLLLQLAVVAGVLLVVAVISFRQSTAAFTDERGSAMRSVAEYLAGGEVVRTGVDDTTATRTLAPFVERAVALSGATDVLVTDPDGVVIAAAEPSRVGTTVDLGESRVREGRGWSGDVVRDGGRYVTAHAPVLADDGTLVGIAVAEQSYPSWWDRVVDSSSDLALYLGLGALLGGLGTWAVAHLLKRRTRGLGGEEIATLADHRYALLHSIREGVVAVDNAGTVTVMNDAARRLLGVSDDPVGRPISTVGLDPELTALIAGDAEARDAVVLTGDRVLVVNRRAASSRGLGIGSVTTMRDRTDVVEVEQQLSSNLSISDALRAQTHEFANRLHTISGLVELGEYDELASLLGTLTRERAVLDASLREAVQDPAVAALLAAKASQAGEAGLRLRIDESSRLPTLDPDLAADLTTVLGNLVDNALDACRGGAGSEVVVRVGDVDGTIEVVVSDDGPGVPDEIAASIFSRGYSTKPEVLGGRGIGLPLVRLIATRRGGSATLDGSGPGATFHVRLPRVGDAA